A region of Subtercola boreus DNA encodes the following proteins:
- a CDS encoding HAD-IA family hydrolase has product MPALLFDCDGVLADTERFGHLPAFNQMFEEFGLPVHWSEADYAEKVLIGGGKERIASTLTPEFVAQNGLPADPGERAALVARWHRRKTEIYTGLVAAGAMPARPGIDRLAREAAERGFTLAVASTSAEPAVRAVLEHAVGTERAGAFTIFAGDIVPAKKPAPDIYLHALDALSLDASDAVVIEDSANGLAAARAAGLTTIVTVSSFTADEDFSGASLVVSSLGDPSPGEQLTILDARAGVRPQGFVTLDDVVAVLHAATTTPTDPSTTSPDQEVRP; this is encoded by the coding sequence ATGCCCGCCCTTCTCTTCGACTGCGACGGAGTGCTCGCCGACACCGAACGGTTCGGTCATCTCCCCGCGTTCAATCAGATGTTCGAGGAATTCGGTCTGCCCGTGCACTGGTCGGAGGCCGACTATGCCGAAAAAGTGCTGATCGGCGGAGGCAAGGAGCGCATAGCGAGCACGCTGACGCCGGAATTCGTGGCCCAGAACGGCCTACCGGCTGACCCGGGTGAGCGCGCGGCCCTCGTGGCGCGGTGGCACCGGCGGAAGACGGAGATCTACACCGGGCTCGTGGCGGCGGGGGCGATGCCGGCCCGCCCGGGTATCGACAGACTGGCCCGTGAGGCGGCCGAGCGGGGCTTCACCCTGGCCGTCGCCTCGACATCGGCCGAGCCCGCCGTTCGCGCGGTACTCGAACACGCGGTGGGAACGGAGCGTGCGGGCGCGTTCACCATCTTCGCCGGGGACATCGTTCCCGCGAAGAAACCCGCACCCGACATCTACCTGCACGCCCTCGATGCACTGTCACTCGACGCGAGCGACGCGGTGGTCATCGAGGACAGCGCGAACGGACTCGCCGCAGCCCGGGCCGCGGGGCTCACGACGATTGTGACGGTGTCGAGCTTCACGGCCGACGAGGACTTCTCAGGCGCCTCACTCGTCGTCAGTTCGCTGGGCGACCCGTCGCCGGGTGAACAGCTGACGATTCTGGATGCCCGTGCCGGAGTCCGGCCGCAGGGCTTCGTCACACTCGACGACGTGGTCGCGGTGCTGCACGCCGCAACGACCACCCCCACCGACCCTTCCACCACCTCGCCCGACCAGGAGGTTCGACCATGA